One Brachyspira suanatina DNA segment encodes these proteins:
- a CDS encoding RluA family pseudouridine synthase, which produces MKIIYEDDYFIAIDKEAGIEVDNNLIDIIKKEYAHIDNLYLVHRIDKFTSGIVILARDEATKKYFEESFKDKTINKVYHAIVQGKVEKEKGTIDISIGIDKKNPNRRIPLSVKEGGESAITHYKVLKRLNEHTLLELKPLTGRTHQIRVHLSYIGHPIIGDKIYSKNAGIYKMKGFALIAKEIHFVHPFTKKDIDINIKHNKEFLIRLKLLESTKRI; this is translated from the coding sequence ATGAAAATTATTTATGAAGATGATTATTTTATTGCTATTGATAAAGAAGCTGGAATTGAAGTTGATAATAATTTAATAGATATAATAAAAAAAGAATATGCCCATATTGATAATTTATATTTAGTTCATAGAATAGATAAATTTACTTCAGGAATAGTAATACTTGCAAGAGATGAAGCAACTAAAAAATATTTTGAAGAATCTTTTAAAGATAAAACAATTAATAAAGTGTATCATGCTATAGTTCAGGGAAAAGTAGAAAAGGAAAAAGGCACAATAGATATATCAATAGGCATTGACAAAAAAAATCCTAATAGAAGAATTCCATTATCAGTAAAAGAAGGCGGAGAATCAGCAATAACTCATTATAAAGTTTTAAAAAGATTAAATGAACATACTTTGCTTGAATTAAAACCTTTGACAGGAAGAACTCATCAAATAAGGGTACATCTTTCATATATTGGACATCCTATAATAGGTGATAAAATATACTCAAAAAATGCTGGTATTTACAAAATGAAAGGTTTTGCTTTAATTGCCAAAGAGATTCATTTTGTTCATCCTTTCACAAAAAAAGATATTGATATAAATATAAAACACAATAAAGAATTTTTAATAAGACTAAAATTACTAGAATCTACAAAAAGAATATAA
- a CDS encoding NUDIX domain-containing protein, which produces MQEHTNDNFINALKIKEHIKYQFKYCPYCGEKDSFIFNDVKIFKCSKCKRTYFTNPASAVGVVIETPNGIVFVERKFEPQKGYIDMPGGFCEPYERAEDSAVREVFEETNIKLNKVNFLISGYNEYIYDGIMYITTDIFFYSNLDYIPETAANDDASKVIFIKRENIDLEKIAFESAKEALSYYINNF; this is translated from the coding sequence ATGCAAGAACATACTAATGATAATTTTATAAACGCTTTAAAAATAAAAGAACATATTAAATATCAATTTAAATATTGTCCATATTGCGGTGAAAAAGATTCTTTTATTTTTAATGATGTAAAAATCTTTAAATGCTCAAAATGTAAAAGAACATATTTTACTAATCCGGCATCCGCTGTAGGAGTTGTTATAGAAACTCCAAATGGAATAGTATTTGTAGAAAGAAAATTTGAACCTCAAAAAGGTTATATAGATATGCCAGGAGGTTTTTGCGAGCCTTATGAAAGAGCTGAAGATAGTGCTGTCAGAGAAGTTTTTGAAGAAACTAATATAAAATTAAATAAAGTGAATTTTCTTATTAGCGGATATAATGAATATATATATGATGGTATAATGTATATTACAACAGATATATTCTTTTATTCAAATTTAGATTATATCCCAGAGACAGCTGCAAATGATGATGCTTCAAAAGTTATTTTTATAAAAAGAGAAAATATTGATTTGGAAAAAATAGCTTTCGAATCTGCTAAAGAAGCTCTTTCTTATTATATAAATAATTTTTAA
- a CDS encoding AzlC family ABC transporter permease, translated as MNTKKHDLISALKYAFPYTIPVLVGYIFLGMAYGVLMKAKGLDTWLAVFLSLFAYCGSMQYTAINYLFLAPFDPLYAFILTLIVNSRVGFYGISLVSKFQNTGIIKPYLIYTLSDETFSILCSADIPENINKNAFLFFVAFINHMYWNIGTLLGCLIGSFITFNTKGLDFVLTALFVVIFTEQWLESKDHRGALIGLLCSIPILIFKTNIFIILAMVLIFISISIVYKYNNNEDGKIYE; from the coding sequence ATGAATACTAAAAAACATGATTTGATTTCAGCATTAAAATATGCTTTTCCTTATACTATACCTGTTCTTGTAGGTTATATATTTTTGGGTATGGCTTATGGAGTACTCATGAAAGCTAAAGGACTTGATACTTGGCTTGCAGTTTTTTTAAGTTTATTTGCCTATTGCGGAAGCATGCAGTATACGGCTATTAATTATTTATTTTTAGCCCCTTTTGATCCTCTATATGCTTTCATACTCACATTGATAGTTAATTCAAGAGTAGGATTTTATGGAATATCTCTTGTATCAAAATTTCAAAATACAGGAATTATAAAGCCTTATTTAATATATACTTTAAGCGATGAAACTTTTTCAATATTATGCTCTGCTGATATACCGGAAAATATCAATAAAAATGCATTTCTTTTCTTTGTGGCCTTCATAAATCATATGTATTGGAATATAGGTACATTGTTAGGATGTTTAATAGGCTCTTTCATAACTTTCAATACTAAAGGGCTTGATTTTGTTTTAACTGCTTTATTCGTTGTGATATTTACAGAACAATGGCTTGAAAGTAAAGATCATAGAGGTGCTTTGATTGGGCTTTTATGCTCAATACCTATTTTAATATTTAAAACCAATATATTTATAATACTTGCTATGGTGTTAATATTTATATCTATAAGCATAGTTTATAAATATAATAATAATGAAGATGGAAAAATATATGAATAA
- the tpx gene encoding thiol peroxidase — protein sequence MTVTFQGATQNLEGAQLTVGAKALDFTVLKTDLSPWSLKDAGDTVKIISSVPSLDTPVCDIQTKRFNKEAASLKGVTVVTVSVDLPFAQARWCAAANAASHIVASDYNQKDFGRKFGTLLKELQLLTRAVFVLDKDNVVKYVQYVPEITNEPDYDAALNAAKALL from the coding sequence ATGACAGTTACATTTCAAGGTGCAACACAAAATTTAGAAGGTGCTCAATTAACAGTTGGAGCTAAAGCTTTAGATTTTACAGTATTAAAAACAGATTTAAGCCCATGGTCTTTAAAAGATGCTGGTGATACAGTAAAAATCATTTCTTCTGTACCATCTTTGGATACACCTGTATGCGATATACAAACTAAAAGATTCAATAAAGAAGCTGCTTCTCTTAAAGGAGTAACAGTTGTAACAGTATCAGTTGACTTACCATTTGCTCAAGCTAGATGGTGTGCTGCTGCTAATGCTGCTTCTCATATCGTAGCTTCTGACTACAATCAAAAAGATTTCGGAAGAAAATTCGGTACTTTATTAAAAGAATTACAGCTTCTTACTCGTGCTGTATTCGTATTAGACAAAGACAATGTTGTTAAATATGTTCAGTACGTTCCAGAAATCACTAATGAACCAGATTATGATGCTGCTTTAAATGCTGCTAAAGCTCTTTTATAA
- a CDS encoding copper homeostasis protein CutC, translating into MNTKIEICVDSVQSCISAEKGGADRLELCGNMFEGGTTPSYGVLELAREKVNATIYAMVRPRGGDFCYDYIEFEIMKKEIKLMKELKIDGIVFGILTKEGRVDKERCSKLLDLWGSSKATFHRAIDVSRDLNEACEDIISLGFERILTSGGEANVMSGIIKLKELVEKYNDKIIIMPGSGINERNIEYIKDTVKANEYHMTANKTVNSLMEYRNENVFMGAALRPPEFSVKYTDENKVKNIKSKL; encoded by the coding sequence ATGAATACAAAAATAGAAATATGTGTTGATTCTGTTCAGTCTTGCATAAGTGCTGAAAAAGGCGGAGCCGACAGACTCGAGCTTTGCGGCAATATGTTTGAGGGAGGCACTACTCCTAGTTATGGCGTTTTAGAATTAGCAAGAGAAAAAGTAAATGCTACAATATATGCAATGGTTCGTCCTAGAGGCGGAGATTTCTGCTATGATTATATTGAGTTTGAAATAATGAAAAAAGAAATAAAACTTATGAAAGAATTAAAAATTGACGGCATAGTATTTGGCATACTTACAAAAGAGGGCCGGGTTGATAAAGAAAGATGCTCTAAATTATTAGATTTATGGGGAAGCAGTAAGGCTACTTTTCATAGGGCAATAGATGTAAGCCGTGATTTAAATGAAGCATGCGAAGACATAATATCATTAGGTTTTGAGAGAATACTAACTTCAGGCGGCGAGGCTAATGTTATGAGCGGTATAATCAAATTAAAAGAATTGGTTGAAAAATATAATGATAAAATAATAATAATGCCTGGAAGCGGAATAAATGAAAGAAATATTGAATATATAAAAGATACTGTAAAAGCTAATGAATATCATATGACAGCAAATAAAACAGTTAATAGTTTAATGGAATATAGAAATGAAAATGTATTTATGGGTGCTGCCTTAAGACCTCCAGAGTTCAGCGTTAAATATACTGATGAAAACAAAGTGAAGAATATAAAATCAAAGTTATAA
- a CDS encoding Rpn family recombination-promoting nuclease/putative transposase, which translates to MSRDINVLNDYFVRYLFSSSDSNLILLDFINSIMLDSNMKTFRSVEILTPFNYKENYQDKETIADVKCITQNGTVVIIEIQLQGNSRFPERILYYWAANYSKLLKHGEKYDALTPVISINLLNFNLDDNDSIHSCYMIYDTNSKKLLTDHLQIHIIELKKFKYNLLQPDLNCWLKFFTMKEKDNKEVVMSELVKEKPIMEEVQKRYNNFIKDRLMMNEYDKRQAYLYGNQIMLDEERRLGIEEGIKKGIEQGKKEQQISIARSLKNAGIDIKIISENTGLSIQEIKNL; encoded by the coding sequence ATGAGCAGAGATATTAATGTTTTAAATGATTATTTTGTGAGATATTTATTCTCATCGTCAGACAGTAATTTAATACTGCTTGATTTTATCAATTCAATAATGCTCGACTCTAATATGAAAACTTTTAGATCCGTAGAAATCCTTACACCTTTTAACTATAAAGAAAATTATCAAGATAAAGAAACAATAGCAGATGTAAAGTGTATAACTCAAAATGGTACTGTTGTAATTATAGAAATACAGTTGCAAGGTAATTCTAGATTTCCAGAAAGAATACTTTATTATTGGGCAGCTAATTATAGTAAGCTATTAAAGCATGGAGAAAAATATGATGCTTTAACTCCAGTAATTAGTATCAACTTACTTAATTTTAATTTAGATGATAATGATTCTATACATTCATGTTATATGATTTATGATACTAACAGCAAAAAACTGTTAACAGATCATTTACAAATTCATATAATTGAACTTAAAAAATTCAAATATAATTTATTACAGCCAGATTTAAACTGCTGGCTTAAATTTTTCACAATGAAAGAAAAAGATAATAAGGAGGTTGTTATGTCAGAATTAGTAAAAGAAAAGCCTATAATGGAAGAAGTGCAAAAAAGATATAATAACTTTATAAAAGACAGACTAATGATGAATGAATATGATAAAAGACAAGCTTATTTGTATGGTAATCAAATAATGCTTGATGAGGAGAGAAGATTAGGTATTGAAGAAGGAATTAAGAAAGGTATAGAACAAGGTAAGAAGGAACAGCAAATATCTATAGCTAGAAGTTTGAAAAATGCAGGCATAGATATAAAAATCATAAGCGAAAACACAGGATTAAGTATACAAGAAATAAAAAACTTGTGA
- the lepB gene encoding signal peptidase I, with protein sequence MTNKKQIIEIILASLSAVFIAGFIRIFFFDTYIVTNKSMEPTFFEGDQILLLKKNFIFNRVKNFDVIVFNYNDTNLVKRVIGIEGDKVEIRDGGLYLNDELIEHKYYIFSNEDNGLYILGNNQYFVLGDNIKVSEDSRYFGLIDEKDIKGQVILIFSPKKRFQLFNNIFHHNDNNISE encoded by the coding sequence ATGACAAATAAAAAACAAATTATAGAAATAATATTAGCTTCTTTAAGTGCTGTTTTTATAGCCGGATTTATTAGAATATTTTTCTTCGATACATATATTGTTACTAATAAATCTATGGAGCCTACATTTTTTGAAGGAGATCAAATACTTCTTTTAAAAAAGAATTTCATATTTAATAGAGTTAAAAATTTCGATGTTATAGTATTTAATTATAATGATACAAATCTTGTCAAAAGAGTTATAGGAATAGAAGGCGATAAAGTAGAAATAAGAGACGGCGGACTTTATTTAAATGATGAACTAATAGAACATAAATATTATATATTTTCAAATGAAGATAATGGACTTTATATTTTAGGAAATAATCAGTATTTCGTTTTGGGTGATAATATAAAGGTTAGCGAGGACAGCAGGTATTTTGGGCTTATAGATGAAAAAGACATAAAAGGACAAGTTATACTCATATTCAGCCCAAAAAAAAGATTTCAGCTATTTAATAATATTTTTCATCATAATGATAATAACATTTCTGAATAA
- a CDS encoding response regulator — protein MSTSPLGYNTKTGKPYKVMVIDDSSTIRIAEKKILLSENFEVILEADGAMDALTKLREAVDKPDIIMMDFEMPQMNGIDLLKRIRALNIDSKIIVVTSYANKGVLMEFLKLKVDGYVVKPVQRQTVMYHLAKVIGREDYLK, from the coding sequence ATGTCAACTTCACCATTAGGATATAATACTAAAACAGGAAAACCATACAAAGTAATGGTTATAGATGATTCTAGTACTATAAGAATAGCTGAAAAAAAAATATTGTTATCAGAAAACTTTGAGGTAATATTAGAAGCTGACGGTGCTATGGATGCTTTGACAAAACTTAGAGAAGCAGTAGATAAACCGGATATAATAATGATGGATTTTGAAATGCCGCAGATGAACGGAATTGATTTATTAAAAAGAATAAGAGCATTAAATATAGACTCCAAGATAATAGTTGTTACTTCTTACGCCAATAAAGGCGTGTTAATGGAATTCTTGAAATTAAAAGTAGATGGATATGTTGTAAAGCCTGTTCAGCGTCAAACTGTAATGTATCATTTAGCTAAGGTAATAGGAAGAGAAGATTATTTAAAATAG
- a CDS encoding PepSY-like domain-containing protein: MDTMLKLPYEAEIFIKSKFLKAQIVEIEKIENIFKVELDNEVFITFDENGNWISINSQKRLPEAVIPDVVQNKVSKLKRSETKYQYKNLDINEIRKIINSYRVILDHYLEMHIYSN, encoded by the coding sequence ATGGATACTATGTTAAAACTTCCTTATGAAGCTGAAATATTTATAAAGAGTAAATTTCTTAAAGCACAAATAGTAGAAATCGAGAAAATAGAAAATATTTTCAAAGTAGAACTCGATAATGAAGTATTTATCACATTCGATGAAAATGGCAACTGGATTTCTATTAACAGCCAAAAAAGACTGCCGGAAGCTGTTATTCCAGATGTAGTACAAAATAAAGTAAGTAAGTTAAAAAGATCTGAAACAAAATATCAATATAAAAATTTAGACATTAATGAAATAAGGAAAATTATTAATTCATACAGAGTAATATTAGATCATTATTTGGAAATGCATATATATAGTAATTAA
- a CDS encoding glutathione peroxidase, which yields MSIYDYTVKDAEGKDVKLKKYEGKVLLIINTATKUGFTKQYSALQDLYKKYKKDGFEILDFPCNQFGGQAKEPIEEIAEFRKEKYGITFKLFDKVKVNSKNADPLFTYLRTEKPTEEGVDKIRWNFGKFLIDRQGNIVGRYDPRVKPEELDEIVAELLKKE from the coding sequence ATGAGTATATACGACTACACAGTTAAAGATGCTGAAGGTAAAGATGTAAAATTAAAAAAGTATGAGGGAAAGGTATTACTTATAATTAATACCGCCACTAAATGAGGATTTACGAAACAATATTCTGCGTTGCAGGATTTATACAAAAAATATAAAAAGGATGGTTTTGAAATATTAGACTTTCCTTGTAATCAATTCGGCGGACAAGCTAAAGAACCTATTGAAGAAATTGCTGAGTTTAGAAAGGAGAAATACGGTATTACTTTCAAGCTATTTGACAAAGTTAAAGTTAATAGTAAGAATGCTGATCCTTTATTTACTTATTTAAGAACTGAAAAGCCTACTGAAGAAGGCGTTGATAAAATAAGATGGAATTTCGGTAAGTTTTTAATAGATAGGCAAGGAAATATAGTTGGACGCTATGATCCTAGAGTAAAGCCTGAAGAACTTGATGAGATAGTAGCCGAATTATTAAAAAAAGAATAA
- a CDS encoding branched-chain amino acid transporter permease — translation MNNTEMLITALMIVIGTAFLRFLPFIIINKSLSENKYVQFLGKVLPYSMIALLVVYCLKDINIIKFPYAIPELISIAVIVVLHIIKRNVLISIGAGTVIYMFLVQVIFV, via the coding sequence ATGAATAATACAGAAATGTTAATAACTGCTTTGATGATTGTAATTGGAACTGCTTTTCTTAGATTTCTTCCTTTTATTATAATAAATAAATCATTATCTGAAAATAAATATGTTCAGTTTTTAGGTAAAGTACTTCCTTATTCTATGATAGCACTTCTTGTAGTGTATTGTCTTAAAGATATTAATATTATAAAATTTCCTTATGCCATACCTGAATTAATATCTATAGCAGTTATAGTAGTTTTGCATATAATAAAAAGAAATGTACTTATAAGTATAGGAGCAGGCACTGTAATTTATATGTTTTTAGTGCAGGTGATATTTGTATAA
- the gyrA gene encoding DNA gyrase subunit A, with protein MAVKKNKEDNSEERQYSTLTKDILKRVDHISIENELRESYLTYAMSVIVSRALPDVRDGLKPVHRRILYAMYDANLTHDKPYKKSAATVGEVLARYHPHGDSAVYGTMVRMAQDFSMRYLLVDGQGNFGSIDDDPPAAMRYTEARMTRFAEEMLNDIEKETVKFVPNFDDSRTEPSVLPATVPQLLVNGSMGIAIGMATNMPPHNLKEVVNAIIYYIDHQDAEIKDLMRYIQGPDFPTAGIIYGKEGIKEAYTTGKGRIKLRARLEVEETKRDREAIVVKELPYGVVKTTLHEKIAELVKQGKIEGVADIRDESSNRAGIRLIIELKKGVATQIVLNQLWKHTDLETTFGIINLALVNGEPKVLNLKELIKYFVDHRVEVITKRTEYDLNQAKAKAHILEGLLIAQANIEEVIRIIRESENTDAARNTLMNRFKLSEKQAQAILDMPLKRLTALEKLKIEQELQQLREFIAYCEDLLAHPEKILAVIKDELKKIAEKYGDDRRSEIIGKTNDTEIDEEDLIHDEDVAVSITTQGFIKRVPASSYRTQGRGGVGVQSGKSQGEHYIEHLFVASTKDYLFIFTDRGKAFWMKVHEIPALTKISQGKSIKFILNLAPEEKITSYFTVSEFDPKQSIIMVTKMGTIKKMELKHLENAKKRGILALTLENNDELVAVSPVETGDDFIMTTATGLALRITEEKIRKMGRAAAGVKGIALDDDDVCVSGNAIHKGESLIVITENGIGKRLSSKQFNVKGRGGKGQIYIKPDNKTGNVVSVKTVGDKDEIMVVTTDDMTIKIKADSIPELGRNAKGVKIVNISDGARVSDLAVVPADNEEKK; from the coding sequence ATGGCAGTAAAAAAGAATAAAGAAGATAATTCGGAAGAAAGACAATATTCCACACTGACAAAAGATATCTTGAAAAGAGTAGATCATATTTCAATAGAAAATGAATTAAGAGAATCTTATCTAACTTACGCTATGAGCGTTATCGTATCTAGGGCATTGCCTGATGTTAGAGACGGATTAAAACCTGTTCATAGAAGAATACTATATGCAATGTATGATGCTAATCTTACTCATGATAAGCCTTATAAGAAATCGGCAGCTACAGTAGGAGAAGTTTTAGCACGTTATCACCCACATGGAGATTCTGCTGTTTATGGTACTATGGTAAGAATGGCGCAGGATTTCTCTATGCGTTACTTGCTTGTAGACGGACAGGGAAACTTCGGTTCTATAGATGATGACCCGCCGGCAGCAATGCGTTATACTGAAGCTAGAATGACGCGTTTTGCTGAAGAAATGCTTAATGATATAGAAAAAGAAACTGTAAAATTCGTACCGAACTTTGATGATTCCAGAACTGAACCTTCTGTACTTCCTGCAACAGTACCTCAGCTTTTAGTCAATGGAAGTATGGGTATTGCTATCGGTATGGCAACTAATATGCCTCCTCATAACTTAAAAGAGGTTGTAAATGCTATAATTTATTATATAGATCATCAGGATGCAGAAATTAAAGACTTAATGCGTTATATACAAGGTCCTGACTTCCCTACTGCTGGAATTATATACGGTAAAGAAGGAATAAAAGAGGCTTATACTACCGGAAAAGGCAGAATTAAGCTAAGAGCCAGACTTGAAGTAGAAGAAACTAAAAGAGACAGAGAAGCTATAGTAGTAAAAGAACTTCCTTACGGAGTTGTAAAAACTACTTTGCATGAAAAAATAGCTGAATTGGTTAAACAAGGAAAAATTGAAGGCGTAGCAGATATAAGAGATGAATCAAGCAACAGAGCAGGTATTCGTCTTATAATAGAGCTTAAAAAAGGTGTTGCTACACAAATAGTTCTTAACCAATTATGGAAACATACTGATTTAGAAACAACTTTCGGTATAATAAACCTTGCTTTGGTTAATGGCGAGCCTAAAGTATTAAATTTAAAAGAACTTATCAAATATTTTGTTGATCATAGAGTTGAAGTAATCACAAAAAGAACAGAATATGATTTGAATCAGGCTAAAGCTAAGGCTCATATATTAGAAGGCTTATTAATAGCACAAGCTAATATCGAGGAAGTTATAAGAATAATAAGAGAAAGCGAAAATACTGATGCTGCTAGAAATACTCTTATGAATAGATTTAAACTTTCAGAAAAACAGGCTCAGGCTATACTTGATATGCCTCTTAAACGCTTAACTGCTTTAGAAAAATTAAAAATAGAACAAGAATTACAGCAATTAAGAGAATTTATAGCTTATTGTGAAGATTTGCTTGCTCATCCTGAAAAAATACTTGCTGTTATTAAAGATGAACTTAAAAAAATAGCTGAAAAATACGGTGATGACAGAAGAAGTGAAATAATAGGAAAAACTAATGATACTGAAATAGATGAAGAAGATTTGATACATGATGAAGATGTTGCAGTATCTATTACTACTCAAGGATTCATTAAAAGAGTACCGGCTTCAAGTTATCGTACTCAAGGAAGAGGTGGCGTAGGTGTTCAAAGCGGAAAATCTCAGGGAGAACATTATATAGAACATTTATTCGTTGCTTCTACTAAAGACTATTTATTCATATTTACAGATAGAGGCAAGGCTTTTTGGATGAAAGTGCATGAAATTCCTGCTTTAACTAAGATATCTCAGGGTAAAAGTATTAAATTTATACTTAACTTAGCACCTGAAGAAAAAATTACAAGCTACTTCACAGTATCCGAATTTGATCCTAAACAATCAATAATTATGGTTACTAAAATGGGTACTATAAAGAAAATGGAATTAAAGCATCTTGAAAACGCTAAAAAAAGAGGAATACTTGCTTTAACATTAGAAAATAATGATGAATTAGTTGCTGTTTCACCTGTAGAGACTGGAGATGATTTCATTATGACTACTGCTACAGGACTTGCTTTGAGAATCACTGAAGAAAAAATCAGAAAAATGGGAAGAGCTGCTGCAGGAGTTAAAGGTATTGCTTTAGATGATGATGATGTTTGTGTATCAGGAAATGCTATACATAAAGGAGAATCATTAATAGTTATTACAGAAAATGGAATAGGAAAAAGACTTTCTTCAAAACAATTCAATGTTAAAGGAAGAGGCGGAAAAGGACAAATATATATCAAACCAGACAATAAAACAGGAAATGTTGTCAGCGTAAAAACAGTAGGAGACAAAGATGAAATAATGGTTGTTACTACTGACGATATGACTATAAAGATTAAAGCTGATTCTATACCTGAACTTGGAAGAAATGCTAAGGGTGTCAAAATCGTTAATATTTCTGATGGTGCTAGAGTTAGTGATTTGGCTGTTGTACCTGCTGATAATGAAGAAAAGAAGTAA
- a CDS encoding motility associated factor glycosyltransferase family protein, whose translation MNISVKLHNLLKEEQSELDASYKIEKNKDNIIIISKNGRALHSKYNINNECKRALENINKNKNLLIIYGYGLGYTLKYLLENIDEFFNKEIIKTLKIIVVIEDAAVFKYSYYNIYNTDNNNIFFVYKEDSIDYINKIIDYKSINGINLVLLPSLTKEEKDNANIFYTQILNIMEKEISNIFTNMYFENIWTKNIIFNSEYIKKSSDIIYFKNAFKGFKALLICPGPTLRYSIEYIKKERENFFIICVDTSYSVLCKHGIIPDFVITVDGGFFNSLDFVYENRAFPYLVMDIAANKIIPRNINADIIRFTSSENLGIIKYIQGFTELSCLTTSSTVATTMIDFANYIGLDEVLLIGFDNSYPFYERHIKHALSYEYMVNKTNKLKTYESYYFNAIKNNTNIDNYPPTEFVFESQIEYFNEFKDRYSNMKIKRITKEAVKIDSIEEGSIENFSVVNIREKALNIANSIYKKYTDTDIKKAYIELKNILEEFRNILSKTYNNINNNLNNIDELYNETMNLVKEYQKKASILQTILSTTILMCERGERETREKLIFLIAESLRNVNYFFTRISLIIERL comes from the coding sequence ATGAATATATCTGTAAAACTGCATAATTTATTAAAAGAAGAACAGAGCGAACTTGACGCTTCATACAAAATAGAGAAAAATAAAGATAATATTATAATAATCTCTAAAAATGGAAGAGCTTTACATAGTAAATATAATATAAACAATGAATGCAAAAGAGCATTAGAAAATATAAATAAAAATAAAAATCTTCTCATAATATACGGATATGGATTGGGATATACTTTAAAATATCTTCTTGAAAATATTGATGAATTTTTTAATAAAGAAATCATAAAAACTCTAAAAATAATAGTTGTTATAGAGGATGCTGCAGTTTTTAAATATTCATATTACAATATATATAACACTGATAATAATAATATATTTTTTGTTTATAAAGAAGATAGTATTGATTATATAAATAAAATTATTGATTATAAAAGTATCAACGGTATTAATTTAGTTCTTCTTCCATCTCTTACCAAAGAAGAAAAGGATAATGCAAATATATTTTATACTCAGATATTAAATATAATGGAGAAGGAAATATCCAATATTTTTACTAATATGTATTTTGAAAATATATGGACTAAAAATATAATATTTAATAGCGAGTACATAAAGAAATCATCAGATATAATTTATTTCAAAAATGCATTTAAAGGATTTAAAGCATTACTTATATGTCCCGGTCCTACATTAAGGTATAGCATAGAATATATAAAAAAAGAAAGAGAAAATTTTTTTATTATATGTGTGGATACTAGTTACAGTGTATTATGTAAACATGGTATAATTCCTGATTTTGTAATTACTGTAGACGGCGGATTTTTTAATTCTTTGGATTTTGTTTATGAGAATAGAGCATTCCCATATTTAGTTATGGATATAGCAGCAAATAAAATAATACCTAGAAATATAAATGCTGATATTATAAGATTCACTTCCTCTGAAAATTTGGGAATAATAAAATATATTCAAGGCTTCACTGAATTATCATGCCTCACAACTTCAAGTACCGTAGCAACTACTATGATAGATTTTGCTAATTATATTGGTTTAGATGAAGTATTATTAATAGGATTTGATAATAGCTATCCTTTTTATGAAAGACATATTAAGCATGCACTTTCTTATGAATATATGGTGAATAAAACTAATAAATTAAAAACTTATGAATCGTACTATTTCAATGCTATAAAAAATAATACAAATATAGATAATTATCCTCCTACAGAGTTTGTGTTTGAAAGTCAGATAGAATATTTTAATGAATTCAAAGATAGATATTCAAATATGAAGATAAAGAGGATTACTAAAGAAGCTGTAAAGATAGATTCTATAGAAGAGGGAAGTATTGAAAATTTTTCTGTTGTTAATATAAGAGAGAAGGCATTGAATATTGCTAATAGTATATATAAAAAATATACCGATACTGATATAAAAAAAGCATATATAGAATTAAAAAATATATTAGAAGAGTTTAGAAATATTTTATCAAAAACATATAATAATATAAATAATAATTTGAATAATATAGATGAATTATATAATGAAACTATGAATCTTGTAAAAGAATATCAAAAAAAAGCAAGCATACTTCAAACTATTCTTTCTACAACTATACTTATGTGCGAAAGGGGAGAAAGAGAAACCAGAGAAAAGTTAATATTTCTTATAGCTGAAAGTTTGAGGAATGTGAATTACTTTTTTACTAGAATATCTTTGATTATAGAAAGATTATGA